One genomic window of Devosia salina includes the following:
- a CDS encoding VOC family protein, which produces MTSIMPCLWFDDRIDDAISFYTATFKEAQVLEVQRQAPDAPAFTAVIELAGQKFMLLNGGPRFTFNESVSFVIETDGQEETDYFWNRLTSDGGEESMCSWCKDKFGLSWQVTPKQLMAALTGPDRDGANRAMQAMLQMKKIDIAAIENAYAGA; this is translated from the coding sequence ATGACCAGCATCATGCCCTGCCTGTGGTTCGACGACCGCATCGACGACGCCATCAGTTTCTACACCGCCACCTTCAAGGAGGCGCAGGTGCTTGAGGTCCAGCGCCAGGCACCGGACGCTCCCGCCTTCACTGCCGTCATCGAATTGGCCGGCCAGAAATTCATGCTGCTCAATGGCGGCCCGCGCTTCACCTTCAATGAATCGGTCAGTTTCGTCATCGAGACGGATGGCCAGGAGGAAACCGACTATTTCTGGAACCGCCTGACCAGCGATGGTGGCGAGGAAAGCATGTGTTCCTGGTGCAAGGACAAGTTCGGGCTCTCCTGGCAAGTGACGCCGAAGCAGCTCATGGCCGCCCTGACCGGCCCGGACCGGGACGGCGCCAATCGCGCCATGCAGGCCATGCTGCAGATGAAGAAGATCGATATCGCCGCGATCGAAAACGCTTATGCAGGGGCGTGA
- the ftsA gene encoding cell division protein FtsA: protein MMTDAMTSRLRPVQPGKTTLVAVLDIGSTKICCVIARLSPRPEGRALKGRTHQAEVIGFGYGPAAGVKSGVVTDIEKAEQAIRNVVGMAERAAGLTLESVLVNVTAGRLGSETFSAAVSLDGQEVEKADIFRVLKAVNARSVRPERSIIHALPIGYALDGQKGIRDPRGMVGEKLGVDVAVVSAETLAMRNLELVLHRCHLQIEALVATPYASGLATLVDDEAQLGVACIDFGGATTTVSVFNDGHMVYADAIAIGGHHLTLDIARQLSVSVADAERLKTLHGSVLPGQADEREMIAIQPVGASHDEAPGQIPRAVLTRIMRPRIEEILTAIRDRMQATGMMDVCGRRFVLTGGASEMTGLPEVARRILARNVRNGRPMGIAGLPEIAKGAAFATMAGMLVYPQVCAQEYAEPRGVRKLTGTDGYIARVGNWLRSSF, encoded by the coding sequence ATGATGACCGATGCGATGACCTCCCGGCTGCGGCCGGTCCAGCCCGGCAAGACGACGCTGGTGGCGGTGCTCGACATCGGCTCCACCAAGATCTGCTGCGTCATTGCGCGCCTCTCGCCGCGACCGGAAGGCCGGGCGCTGAAGGGGCGCACGCACCAGGCCGAGGTGATCGGCTTCGGCTATGGACCGGCTGCCGGGGTCAAGAGCGGCGTCGTCACCGATATCGAGAAAGCCGAGCAGGCGATCCGCAATGTCGTGGGCATGGCCGAGCGCGCCGCCGGGCTGACGCTGGAAAGCGTTCTGGTCAATGTCACTGCCGGACGGCTCGGCTCTGAAACCTTTTCGGCAGCGGTGTCGCTGGACGGGCAGGAAGTGGAAAAGGCCGACATTTTCCGCGTGCTCAAGGCGGTCAATGCCCGTTCGGTGCGGCCGGAGCGCTCGATCATCCATGCGTTGCCGATCGGTTACGCGTTGGACGGGCAGAAGGGCATTCGCGACCCCAGGGGCATGGTGGGCGAGAAGCTGGGTGTCGATGTCGCCGTGGTCAGCGCGGAGACGCTGGCCATGCGCAATCTCGAACTGGTGCTGCATCGCTGCCACCTGCAGATCGAGGCGCTGGTGGCCACGCCCTATGCCTCGGGGCTGGCGACGCTGGTGGACGATGAAGCCCAGCTCGGTGTTGCCTGTATCGACTTTGGCGGCGCCACCACGACGGTTTCGGTCTTCAACGACGGACACATGGTCTATGCCGACGCCATCGCCATTGGCGGGCATCATCTGACGCTCGACATTGCGCGGCAATTGTCGGTCAGCGTGGCCGACGCGGAGCGTTTGAAGACCCTCCATGGTTCGGTGTTGCCGGGTCAGGCCGATGAGCGCGAGATGATCGCGATCCAGCCGGTGGGCGCGTCGCATGACGAGGCGCCGGGGCAGATCCCCAGGGCCGTGCTCACCCGCATCATGCGCCCCCGCATCGAGGAAATCCTCACTGCCATTCGAGACCGCATGCAGGCGACCGGCATGATGGATGTGTGTGGCCGCCGCTTCGTGCTGACGGGCGGCGCCAGCGAGATGACCGGCCTGCCGGAAGTCGCCCGCCGCATCCTTGCCCGTAACGTGCGCAATGGCCGGCCGATGGGCATTGCCGGACTGCCCGAGATCGCCAAAGGCGCGGCCTTTGCCACCATGGCCGGCATGCTGGTCTATCCGCAGGTCTGCGCCCAGGAATATGCCGAGCCGCGCGGCGTGCGCAAACTCACCGGCACCGACGGCTATATCGCCCGCGTGGGCAATTGGCTGCGGAGCAGTTTCTAG
- a CDS encoding cell division protein FtsQ/DivIB encodes MQQVKSETFLAGARMVDPRALPVPIRTPRQRLTNRFNRAFVLHGRMIRRGAMVAALLAGAVALYQVREPIGQLTQTLGEVAQGNFARAGLAIGEIEITGQTLTSEQQIFDALGIQPHTSTLAFDVEAARERVAELPAVQSVTVRKTYPGDVAVVITEKVPVARWAVDGVTFLIDGKGEQIAEARGAYTDLPLVIGDGAADDALVMIRALNGFPMLQDGLVALSRIADRRWDLIYDTGLRVQLPEQGVAQALAHLVSYQDDYQLLDRDVSVIDLRIESVVAVRPNPTDEDADKS; translated from the coding sequence TTGCAACAGGTAAAGAGCGAGACCTTTCTCGCCGGGGCGCGGATGGTGGACCCCCGCGCGCTGCCTGTTCCGATCCGCACGCCGCGCCAGCGGCTGACCAATCGCTTCAATCGTGCCTTCGTGCTGCATGGCCGGATGATCCGCCGCGGTGCCATGGTCGCCGCCTTGCTGGCCGGCGCGGTCGCGCTTTACCAGGTGCGCGAGCCGATCGGCCAACTGACCCAGACGCTGGGCGAAGTGGCGCAGGGCAATTTCGCCCGGGCCGGGCTGGCCATCGGCGAGATCGAGATCACCGGCCAGACGCTGACCAGCGAGCAGCAGATTTTCGACGCGCTGGGCATCCAGCCGCATACCTCGACCCTGGCCTTCGACGTCGAGGCGGCCCGTGAGCGGGTGGCCGAACTGCCGGCCGTCCAATCCGTGACCGTGCGCAAGACCTATCCGGGCGACGTGGCCGTGGTCATCACCGAAAAGGTGCCGGTGGCGCGCTGGGCGGTGGACGGCGTCACCTTCCTCATCGACGGCAAGGGTGAGCAGATCGCGGAAGCCCGCGGTGCCTATACCGACCTGCCGCTGGTGATCGGAGACGGCGCGGCCGACGATGCGCTGGTGATGATCCGGGCGCTCAATGGCTTTCCCATGCTGCAGGATGGCCTGGTGGCGCTGTCGCGCATTGCCGATCGCCGCTGGGATCTGATCTACGATACCGGTCTGCGCGTGCAATTGCCCGAACAGGGCGTGGCGCAGGCGCTGGCCCATCTGGTGTCCTACCAGGACGACTACCAACTCCTCGACCGCGATGTCTCCGTCATCGATCTCAGGATCGAGAGCGTCGTGGCCGTCCGCCCCAACCCGACCGACGAAGACGCCGACAAATCATGA
- a CDS encoding D-alanine--D-alanine ligase, with translation MSKHVAVLMGGWSNERPVSLSSGAGCAAALRRAGYQVTEVDVGRDIANVLTALKPDVAFNALHGPFGESGMIQGVLELLEIPYTHSGVLASALAMDKHQAKIMLKAAGVPVTDHIIVGRAEAGRAHVMPPPYVIKPIADGSSFGVFIVKGETSHPPQEILREDWNSGEEVMVERYIPGRELTCAVMGDVALGVTEIITELTFYNYEAKYAKGGSVHVIPAQLKPKIYDKVQKMALAAHAALGCRGVTRTDFRYNDAVGEDGELVCLEINTQPGMTETSLVPEQAAHAGHSYEELVAWMVEDASCNR, from the coding sequence ATGAGCAAGCATGTCGCCGTCCTCATGGGCGGGTGGTCCAATGAGCGGCCGGTTTCGCTGAGTTCGGGCGCCGGGTGCGCCGCGGCGCTGCGCCGGGCTGGCTACCAGGTCACCGAAGTGGATGTCGGGCGCGACATTGCCAATGTGCTCACCGCGCTCAAGCCCGACGTGGCCTTCAATGCGCTGCATGGCCCCTTTGGCGAGAGCGGCATGATCCAGGGCGTGCTCGAACTGCTGGAAATTCCCTATACCCATTCGGGCGTGCTGGCCTCGGCGCTGGCCATGGACAAGCACCAGGCCAAGATCATGCTCAAGGCGGCCGGTGTGCCGGTGACCGATCACATCATCGTGGGTCGCGCCGAAGCGGGCAGGGCCCATGTCATGCCGCCCCCCTATGTAATCAAGCCGATCGCCGACGGATCGAGTTTCGGGGTCTTCATTGTCAAAGGCGAGACCAGTCATCCGCCGCAGGAAATCCTGCGCGAGGACTGGAATTCGGGCGAGGAAGTGATGGTCGAGCGCTATATTCCGGGGCGCGAACTGACCTGTGCGGTCATGGGCGACGTGGCCCTCGGGGTCACCGAGATCATCACCGAGCTGACCTTCTACAATTACGAGGCGAAATACGCCAAAGGCGGATCAGTCCACGTTATTCCGGCGCAGCTGAAACCGAAAATTTACGACAAAGTGCAGAAGATGGCACTGGCCGCCCATGCGGCCCTTGGCTGCCGCGGCGTCACCCGGACGGACTTCCGGTACAATGACGCGGTGGGCGAAGACGGTGAACTTGTCTGCCTGGAAATCAACACCCAGCCGGGCATGACCGAAACCTCTCTGGTGCCCGAGCAGGCGGCTCACGCCGGGCACTCCTACGAAGAGCTGGTCGCCTGGATGGTGGAGGACGCGAGTTGCAACAGGTAA
- the murC gene encoding UDP-N-acetylmuramate--L-alanine ligase, with the protein MKMPRNIGPVHFIGIGGIGMSGIAEILHNQGYVVQGSDAALNPNVQRLRDMGITVEIGQSGDNLGKAEVVVISSAIRKDNPELMAARARALPVVRRAEMLAEIMRFKTAIAIGGTHGKTTTTTLVATLLDAGNLDPTVINGGIINAYGTNARLGGGEWMVVEADESDGTFVKLPADVAVVTNIDPEHLDHYGDFDGVKKAFHQFVENVPFYGFAVMCLDHPEVQALVGEIRDRRVITYGRNPQADVRLIDLENRDGVQHFSVEIRDRIRQTQLRIDGLELPMPGVHNALNATAAIAVADQLHVPAEAIRKGLKEFTGVKRRFTKTGEVAGVTIIDDYGHHPVEISAVLKAARQSARRDVVAVVQPHRYSRVHDLFDDFAACFNDADTVIVAPIYAAGEQPLPGVTHEELVNRIRARGHRDARVIDRPEALAPLLASRVEEGDYVVCLGAGNITQWAAALPGELGQLMGEEAK; encoded by the coding sequence ATGAAGATGCCCCGCAATATCGGGCCGGTTCATTTCATCGGCATTGGCGGCATCGGCATGAGCGGCATTGCCGAGATCCTGCATAACCAGGGCTATGTGGTGCAGGGGTCCGACGCCGCACTCAATCCCAATGTGCAGCGCCTGCGCGACATGGGCATCACGGTCGAAATCGGCCAGAGCGGTGACAATCTGGGTAAGGCCGAGGTGGTGGTGATCTCCTCGGCCATCCGCAAGGACAATCCCGAACTGATGGCGGCGCGGGCGCGTGCCCTGCCGGTGGTGCGCCGGGCCGAAATGCTGGCCGAGATCATGCGCTTCAAGACCGCCATTGCCATTGGCGGCACCCATGGCAAGACCACGACCACGACGCTGGTGGCAACATTGCTCGACGCGGGCAATCTCGACCCGACCGTCATCAATGGCGGCATCATCAATGCCTATGGCACCAATGCGCGCCTGGGCGGCGGCGAATGGATGGTGGTCGAGGCCGATGAAAGCGACGGCACCTTCGTCAAGCTGCCGGCCGACGTCGCCGTGGTCACCAATATCGACCCCGAGCATCTCGACCATTATGGCGATTTCGACGGGGTGAAGAAGGCTTTCCACCAGTTCGTCGAGAACGTGCCCTTCTATGGCTTTGCCGTCATGTGCCTCGACCACCCGGAAGTGCAGGCACTGGTTGGCGAAATCCGCGATCGTCGTGTCATCACCTATGGCCGCAATCCGCAGGCCGATGTGCGGCTGATCGATCTCGAAAATCGCGACGGCGTGCAGCATTTCTCCGTCGAGATCCGCGACCGCATCCGCCAGACGCAGCTCCGCATCGACGGGCTGGAACTGCCCATGCCGGGGGTGCACAACGCGCTCAACGCAACGGCCGCCATCGCCGTGGCCGACCAGCTGCATGTGCCGGCAGAAGCGATCCGCAAGGGGCTCAAGGAGTTCACCGGGGTCAAGCGCCGCTTCACCAAGACCGGCGAAGTCGCCGGGGTGACCATCATTGATGATTATGGGCATCACCCGGTCGAGATTTCGGCGGTGCTCAAGGCGGCGCGCCAGTCGGCCCGCCGCGACGTGGTGGCCGTGGTGCAGCCGCACCGCTATAGCCGCGTGCACGACCTGTTCGATGACTTCGCGGCCTGCTTCAACGATGCCGACACGGTCATCGTCGCGCCAATCTATGCCGCGGGAGAGCAGCCGCTGCCGGGCGTCACCCACGAAGAGCTGGTCAACCGCATCCGGGCTCGCGGTCATCGCGACGCTCGTGTCATCGACCGGCCGGAAGCGCTGGCGCCATTGCTCGCCTCGCGCGTCGAGGAGGGAGACTATGTGGTGTGCCTGGGCGCCGGCAATATCACCCAATGGGCCGCTGCCCTTCCGGGCGAACTCGGCCAGCTCATGGGTGAGGAAGCGAAATGA